A genomic segment from Treponema sp. Marseille-Q3903 encodes:
- a CDS encoding FecR domain-containing protein gives MKTKRNTKYNPDSPSAISVLQDIAVVVFSLAAVLFTALLFYRDVNKTLERSDKIPVATVSYKYKSVQRKFLDRSVWDRPVQYSPVYNGDIIRTAPLSEATINFPDQNVINVGANTMIQIFKPEQKDETDVQVAEGKISVQTTGAAMTVHSNNASVNIEKDSVLHMQKLEAEHDSDSSIDVLRLSVEKGTAELSKIDDGSTNAGAAGSNYSTQGEILTEGTVVNTETFGYEGEMTSDRKTENEGAIRRFVSVISPATGTKILNKSAERKAVSVPFKWYSTFADNSEMIFETSRSRDFSQNVRRVSVTGLKELTVDEGSGTVYWRLYSAEKGPKDVSSDSGKFTVLAATPPVLLEPAPDRRYAYKEVIPVVRFLWKGNEVCSSYLLEAASNPDMKNAVAKQVRSESISLVLPSDGTWYWRLTPIYASEDAANRTPTPISVFYIEKQKNFAPIEQLAPGKIADTAEGKSVTFSWKNVNEVKKYILRVSKTEDMNNPVLERSSDINYYELKNAAKELPNGTYYWAVEGLDKNGERLTSSAASFVKTRDSEVILRSLFPPESYVLADTLCLDTRFTWKTNLQGEQRFQVSATPDFSSPAIDIKAQGSGIEGIMLDRGDYYWRVVLKNEDETFHTPTKKLTIASALPRPELIGVDDSVIVRPDVKTTFAWTAVPLADYYQVKITEPGMDSVPLYENLYITSTEVKMPLQSISEGQYVIHVQAFAAATVTSSRRYSYAANKTFNLNHLRPVELLSPVRGASISGVDAALNPGNLEWSSVAKPVKTRLVLEKVGKKGSIISKSNPAYTEKLPPLDAGTYRWRVTAETEDGFDISSLKDGTFTVLPIPPLKKITVSFPAENQTFDANFFKTNRNIVFRWKRNAEATHYLIKLYSAKKQKIFEREIAANEVSVGGNPDDCSFVFTELAKLSRGTFYVDIRAQRRLNNGILFQEGNASVRYFVIDLPQTRKIETDDAGVLYGR, from the coding sequence ATGAAGACGAAAAGAAATACAAAATACAATCCTGATTCTCCGAGCGCGATAAGCGTATTGCAGGATATCGCTGTCGTTGTGTTTTCTCTCGCCGCAGTTTTATTTACAGCGCTGTTGTTTTATCGCGATGTGAACAAAACTCTTGAGCGCAGCGATAAAATTCCTGTTGCAACAGTTTCGTATAAATATAAAAGCGTACAGCGAAAATTTCTCGACCGTTCCGTGTGGGATAGACCAGTGCAATATTCGCCTGTGTATAACGGAGACATTATCCGCACAGCGCCTTTATCGGAAGCGACTATCAACTTTCCCGATCAAAACGTCATAAACGTCGGCGCTAACACTATGATTCAAATATTTAAGCCGGAGCAAAAAGACGAAACTGACGTGCAGGTTGCCGAAGGAAAGATTTCGGTACAGACGACAGGAGCGGCTATGACCGTGCACTCGAACAATGCGTCTGTCAATATAGAAAAAGATTCCGTTTTGCACATGCAAAAACTTGAAGCAGAACATGATTCCGATTCATCAATCGACGTATTGCGTTTGAGCGTCGAAAAAGGAACGGCTGAACTAAGCAAAATTGATGACGGTTCTACAAACGCCGGTGCAGCAGGTTCAAATTATTCAACGCAAGGAGAAATATTAACCGAAGGGACTGTCGTGAATACAGAAACTTTTGGTTATGAGGGTGAAATGACCTCTGACAGAAAAACGGAAAACGAAGGTGCGATAAGGCGCTTTGTTTCGGTTATAAGTCCTGCTACAGGAACGAAAATACTGAACAAAAGCGCCGAACGTAAAGCTGTCTCTGTTCCGTTTAAATGGTACAGCACTTTTGCCGACAACAGCGAGATGATTTTTGAAACGTCCCGCAGCCGCGATTTTTCGCAGAATGTGCGCAGAGTGTCTGTTACCGGCTTAAAAGAACTGACTGTCGATGAGGGTTCCGGTACCGTTTATTGGAGACTGTACTCCGCCGAAAAAGGACCGAAAGACGTTTCTTCAGATTCAGGAAAATTTACAGTGTTGGCGGCAACTCCGCCTGTGCTCCTTGAGCCGGCTCCCGACAGGCGTTATGCATATAAAGAAGTCATTCCTGTTGTGCGCTTTTTGTGGAAAGGAAACGAAGTTTGTTCTTCATATCTTCTCGAAGCGGCTTCAAATCCGGATATGAAAAATGCAGTTGCGAAGCAGGTGAGAAGTGAATCGATTTCGCTTGTTCTTCCAAGTGATGGAACATGGTACTGGAGACTTACGCCGATATATGCTAGCGAAGACGCAGCGAACAGAACACCGACTCCTATATCTGTTTTTTACATAGAAAAACAAAAAAACTTTGCTCCAATCGAACAGCTTGCGCCCGGAAAAATCGCCGATACGGCAGAAGGTAAAAGCGTAACATTTTCTTGGAAAAACGTAAACGAAGTAAAAAAATACATCCTGCGTGTTTCAAAAACAGAAGATATGAACAATCCTGTTTTGGAGCGCTCTTCAGACATCAATTATTATGAACTGAAAAACGCCGCAAAGGAACTTCCTAACGGCACTTATTATTGGGCTGTCGAAGGGCTAGATAAAAACGGCGAACGCTTAACTTCAAGTGCGGCTTCTTTTGTAAAAACGCGCGACAGCGAAGTTATTCTTCGTTCGCTTTTCCCTCCTGAAAGCTACGTGTTGGCCGACACTCTGTGTCTCGATACACGCTTTACGTGGAAAACTAATTTGCAGGGTGAACAGCGCTTCCAAGTGTCTGCAACGCCTGATTTTTCATCTCCTGCTATCGACATAAAAGCGCAAGGTTCCGGTATTGAAGGTATTATGCTAGACAGAGGTGACTATTATTGGCGCGTTGTGCTTAAAAACGAAGACGAAACTTTTCATACGCCGACAAAAAAGCTGACAATAGCTTCTGCGCTCCCTCGTCCCGAACTTATAGGAGTAGACGATTCTGTCATTGTCCGCCCTGATGTAAAAACGACATTTGCGTGGACGGCTGTTCCTCTCGCCGATTATTATCAGGTGAAAATCACAGAACCCGGCATGGATTCTGTTCCTCTTTATGAAAATTTGTATATTACAAGCACAGAAGTAAAAATGCCTTTGCAGTCTATAAGCGAGGGGCAGTATGTCATACACGTGCAGGCTTTTGCCGCAGCAACTGTTACATCGAGCAGACGCTACAGCTATGCCGCTAACAAAACTTTCAACTTAAATCACTTGCGTCCGGTAGAACTCTTGTCTCCTGTGCGCGGTGCAAGTATATCGGGAGTAGATGCAGCGCTCAATCCAGGCAACCTTGAATGGAGCTCTGTTGCAAAACCGGTAAAAACACGTCTCGTACTCGAAAAAGTCGGTAAAAAAGGCAGCATAATTTCAAAATCGAATCCTGCTTATACAGAGAAACTTCCACCTCTTGATGCAGGAACATACCGATGGCGCGTTACCGCCGAAACAGAAGATGGATTTGACATTTCGTCTTTGAAGGACGGAACTTTTACAGTTTTACCGATTCCGCCTCTTAAAAAAATTACCGTTTCTTTCCCTGCAGAAAACCAAACGTTTGACGCAAACTTTTTCAAGACAAACCGCAATATCGTGTTCCGCTGGAAAAGGAACGCTGAGGCAACGCATTATTTAATCAAACTGTACAGCGCAAAAAAGCAAAAGATTTTTGAACGCGAAATAGCGGCAAATGAAGTTTCTGTTGGAGGAAATCCAGACGATTGCTCATTTGTATTTACAGAACTTGCAAAATTATCGCGAGGAACATTCTATGTAGATATACGCGCTCAACGGCGTTTGAATAACGGAATCTTGTTCCAAGAGGGAAACGCTTCTGTGCGCTACTTTGTCATAGATTTGCCGCAAACAAGAAAGATAGAAACAGATGATGCGGGAGTGCTTTATGGACGATAG